The nucleotide sequence TTTGGCCGCAATTAGATCAAACGCGCGTATCGCCTTACCAACGGATGTATGTCTGGGATGCTGCAAACGGAGTCCATATTGAATTTGATGCACGTATGATTGCGGCACAACAATTAGGGACGATTCTGGAAGAATCCATCCTTAAGCAGGCCTTATTGCAAGAAATAGCCAAACAGAGCAACGTTATCCTATTTCCAGAGAATGCAGTCACGGCAGTGAAACAAGAGGCGGATTCAATTACTGTTAGCAGTGCTGGTAAATCCTGGCAAGCGCAATTGTTGATGGTTGCTGATGGTGGTAATTCCCCTTGCCGTCAATTACTGAAAGTCCCTTTGACGAGTTGGTCTTACCATCATCAGGCTATTGTTGCTTCGGTAAGTACAGAGAAAAAACATCAAAAAACGGCTTATCAAGTCTTTAATGCTGATGGCCCTCTGGCATTTCTGCCCCTGATAGATGAGCAGCAATGCTCTATTGTCTGGTCAACGACGCCCAATGAAGCAAAGCGGTTAATGGCTCTTACCGATGAGCAATTCAGTCAGGAATTAACCAGGGCTTTTGCCAAGAAGTTAGGGCAAGTGAACGTGCAGGGAAAGCGGCATCAATTCCCTTTAATCATGC is from Legionella donaldsonii and encodes:
- a CDS encoding FAD-dependent oxidoreductase; the encoded protein is MNQQFDVVVIGGGVVGLTAALAMAQQGFSTAVVDAGTLAVNAAKPDSRVYAINQASQDLLQQLGVWPQLDQTRVSPYQRMYVWDAANGVHIEFDARMIAAQQLGTILEESILKQALLQEIAKQSNVILFPENAVTAVKQEADSITVSSAGKSWQAQLLMVADGGNSPCRQLLKVPLTSWSYHHQAIVASVSTEKKHQKTAYQVFNADGPLAFLPLIDEQQCSIVWSTTPNEAKRLMALTDEQFSQELTRAFAKKLGQVNVQGKRHQFPLIMRHAKQYTDKHWLLLGDAAHTIHPLAGLGLNVGLADVSAWLACLTDKGKGTLTSSRALGAYQRQRKHAVWQVIAMMDGLKTLFTSPFTPMIALRGLGLRISNHCPPLKRLFIAQAVGKPLDY